ACACCTTTCTTCCCCTGCTTTTAGCGCAACGgacagaaaagaagaaacccGAGGCCAGCATACTAATATAGATCGGCAGAAGTAATAAGTAAAAACCGAAGCCGGTGAATACATACTGAAGCGGGGGAAGAGGGCAAGATAAGCATAACGGCAAGGCTCAAGAGGccaaaacaaaaatgatGGACAAGCATAAATATCGTGTGGAGATTCAGCAGATGATGTTTGTCTCCGGTGAGATTAACGATCCGCCCATAGAAACTACATCGCTGATTGAAGACATAGTGAGAGGTCAAGTGATAGAAATTCTTTTGCAGTCAAATAAAACAGCACATCTCAGGGGAAGTAGGAGTATTCTACCTGAAGAcgtcatttttttgattagACATGACAAGGCCAAAGTCAACCGTCTGAGAACCTATTTGTCCTGGAAGGATTTGCGTAAGAATGCCAAGGACCAAGATGCCAGTGCAAGCGTAGCAGGTGGTACTGGGAACCCCGGAGCAGCTGGAGAAGATGAGTTGAAAAAAGCAGGTGGCGGGGAGAAGGACGAAAAGGATGGTGGGAACATgatgaaagtgaagaaatcTCAGATTAAGCTGCCATGGGAATTGCAGTTTATGTTTAATGAACATCCGTTGGAGAACAACGACGACAACGATGATATGGATGAGGATGAGCGGGAAGCTAATATAGTCACTTTAAAAAGGCTAAAAATGGCCGATGATAGAACTCGAAACATGACCAAAGAAGAGTATGTTCATTGGTCCGATTGTCGACAGGCAAGTTTCACCTTcagaaagaacaaaagattCAAGGATTGGTCGGGAATATCACAATTAACTGAAGGTAAACCTCATGATGATGTCATTGATATCCTCGGTTTTTtaacttttgaaattgtttgTTCTCTAACTGAAACCGCTTTGAAAATCAAGCAAAGAGAACAGGTTTTACAATCCCAAAAGGACAAATCCCAACAATCTAGCCAGGATAACTCTAATTTTGAATTCACATCATCTACATTAcataggaaaaaaaggttaTTCGATGGACCCGAAAATGTCGTAAATCCGCTCAAACCAAGACATATAGAGGAAGCTTGGAGAGTATTGCAGACAATTGATATGAGACATAGAGCTTTGACCAACTTCAATGGTGGAAGGCTCAGTTCTAAACCAATTATCATGTAAAGATTTGTATATCTATATTTTGCGGTGTATGGGTTCTGCAATGGGATGAGAATTGTGAACTAAATCATCggaaaaatacaaataaagaaatatgTACATAGATAGGCGGTATGTAGATGGTTATATCGCAGTTGaggcttttcttttgtagAGGAGGTGCAACGAGTAAGGTGtgttatcaaaaaattgcatCATGTTTAGATACTGTGGGGCAACAAAAACCCTACCCTTAGTATTCTGCATTAACCGATTTACGTTGAGGACGGCATCGTTTGCTAGGCCGTTTCATTTTAGTTCGCATTGTCAGCACAATGGTAGGACACCTGATGAAAGCAGTAGTAATAAACATGAAATACGAGCACCTGATGATActatttggaaaaaaaatgtggAACCTCAATGGCAGcacttgaaaaagaaattcaatgaGCTGTACTCTAGGTTTAACTTCCACAGAGATCAATTATCTTATCAAGTCAATAAGGCCAAAAAATCCATCCAAGAGGCGAACAAGAAACTATCTGAGCAAGAAGACGAAATTAACGATTCCCGTTTAAACTATAACAAGGACGAATTGACAAGTGGGAAAATTGAAGGATTGCCCTCCGAAAGAGAACAgcatagaaaaaaatggtcGAGAAAGTTggaattttattttgactCTTTGCAAGAGACTTTGTTCACAGCCACACGTGCTCTAAATGATGTGACTGGTTATTCTAGTATTCAAAAACTCAAATCCAGTATTAGTcttatggaaaaaaaactagaaGCTACAAAAAAAGAGCATAAACTGTACAAGGCACAGTACGCAAACGCCATAGACGAACGCGCACAATCTCAACGAGAAGTCAACGAATTATTGCAAAGACAGAGTGCGTGGTCTTCAAGCGATTTGGAAAGATTTACCCaattatacaaaaatgACGCGTTGAATGCTAAACAAGagcaagaattgaaaaacaaagtcaaagaaatagaaggcaaagaagaacaattaAATGATGACTTGTACAGAGCAATTTTGACCAGATACCATGAAGAACAGATATGGTCGGATAAGATTAGAAGAACGTCCACCTGGGGTACATTCATCTTGATGGGTATGAATATATTCTTGTTTATTGTCTTGCAATTACTATTAGAACcttggaaaaggaaaagactAGTGGGAtcctttgaagaaaaagtcaAAAGTGCTCTCGAGAAATACTCCGAGGAACAGAATATGAAGGTGGATAAACTGTTAGCTGGCAAATTATCCGAAGTAACAGATCAAGGTAATGAGGAAGATCTCAGCATAAAAGAGCCCTTAGAGCAGAGAACAGTATATGAAACTGATAGGAGGGAGACTGGCAGAGTTGAAATTGCAATAGCTGAGACTACTTCAGCTGGAATAAAATCCTTCGGGGATATTTGGGAACGGATAAAGACATTTTTTGTTACTCTAAAAGGCATAAAATTCAGGGAACTTGATGCTCCATTAGTGGTCAACACGTTAGAATTCTACCTGTACTCGATTTCACTAGTTAGTATGACAATCTTGATATCTGGTGTGATATGACATTGATGTTGCGCAAACACTCTCAAAACACAcatgcatttttttatcttttatCCTTGTACATAACACAATCATAAATATACGATAAATAGTAACATCTTGGCCTCATTAACTCTTCTCACTTGACAAGTATAGTCCATTATAATCATGTATCAGTAATAGGCGGTCCTCCTTCGTAGTGCGCGATGTGCCctttctatattttttctcaaagGAAGGTGGCAAAACAGTGAATCTACAATAATTAGGAATGGCCAATATAAAGGTAGACTAAGAATAATCAGATCAACCCTTATAAAGCAAGCAACTCTCTACCTCTTCTCTTTACATATAAAGTAAACAAGAGgaaattgaacaaaatacaaatatctataaaataataagatCGTAACAAGATGGAGGAACTAGGTATTGTGTCACCTGCTGAAAAGACAAtcgaagaaaaatcaaCCGTCAAATCATATGCATCGTTGCTGGCTCAACTCAATGGCACAGCTAATAATAACAGTGCCCTATCTAATGTTAACTCTGatatatatttcaaattgaaGAGGTTAGAAAAAGAGTACGAATTACTGACTTTGCAAGAAGATTATATTAAGGACGAACAACGCCATTTGAAACGTGAATTAAAAAGGGCACAGGAAGAAGTCAAGAGAATTCAGTCTGTTCCACTAGTTATTGGACAATTTCTAGAACCTATTGATCAAAACACAGGTATTGTTTCTAGTACTACTGGGATGAGTTATGTTGTTAGAATATTATCAACTTTAGACCGTGAACTATTAAAACCGTCCATGTCCGTGGCGCTACACCGTCATTCAAATGCTCTAGTTGATATTTTACCTCCTGATTCAGACTCTAGTATATCTGTCATGGGTGAAAACGAAAAACCTGATGTCACTTACGCGGATGTTGGTGGGTTAGATATGCAAAAGCAAGAAATTAGAGAAGCCGTAGAGCTTCCATTGGTTCAGGCGGACTTATACGAGCAAATCGGTATTGACCCTCCTAGGGGTGTCCTTTTATATGGCCCACCGGGTACGGGTAAGACGATGCTTGTTAAAGCCGTCGCCAATAGTACAAAAGCTGCATTCATTAGAGTCAACGGCTCCGAATTTGTTCATAAATATCTTGGTGAGGGTCCAAGAATGGTTCGCGATGTCTTTAGACTCGCTAGGGAGAACGCCCCATCCATTATATTCATAGATGAGGTAGATTCCATTGCCACAAAGCGTTTTGATGCTCAGACGGGTTCCGATCGTGAAGTACAGCGTATTTTGATTGAGTTGTTGACACAGATGGATGGATTTGATCAATCCACTAATGTTAAAGTTATTATGGCCACGAACAGAGCGGATACATTGGATCCAGCTTTACTAAGACCAGGCAGATTAGATAGAAAGATTGAATTTCCCTCGCTTCGTGATAGACGTGAACGTCGTTTGATTTTCGGTACGATCGCCAGTAAGATGTCTCTTGCCCCAGAAGCAGACCTGGATTCGCTCATTATTCGTAATGACTCTCTATCGGGTGCTGTTATTGCTGCCATCATGCAGGAAGCTGGTTTGAGAGCAGTAAGGAAAAACAGATACGTCATTTTACAAAGCGATCTGGAAGAAGCTTATGCCACTCAAGTCAAGACTGATAATACCGTCGATAAGTTCGACTTCTACAAATGATCACCGTATACACTTAAATGTAAGTCTAAATAAAGTATTATGTACATTTCTATCTAGACATCactaaatgaaaaaaacatacaGACACCACTTTTTGTCACGCCTATATGATTATTTCGCACGCGAGCGGACGCCCGTTAGCCAAGTTTttcacatttttttttctgtatcttttttttccatatgAGATGGTAAGATGAGCACTCATGATATTTTATCCAACAGATTATACCTAACAAATTAAATAAGCGGTTTGTCTTAGCGTAGTATTTGCTGTTCAAAATTGATTGTTACTTCGTGCCCACTTACAGCAAAAGAGAATTGACTAGGGAAGAAAATGGTACAAGAACAGGCAATTTTGAGCTGCATTGAGCAGACTATGGTTGCCGATGCTAAGGTTATCAAACAGGCAGAACAGCAGTTATTTgagtttcaaaaacaacCTGGCTTCACTTCTTTTCTACTCAATATAGTGTCTGATGATAATTTTGCGTTGAACATTCGTCTTTCTTCTGCTATTTATTTAAAGAACAAGGTTCACAGATCATGGGATACTAAGAGAGAAGACGGAATAAAGGCCGATGAAAAGCTTTCTATCAAAGAGAGATTGATCGAAACTTTGGTCAAGAATTGTGAAAATAACCATATTAGGCCCATCTTGGCTGAAACCATAAATGGGATACTTGTTGGTCAGGAAGACTGGGATTTAGCACCTGTCATCAAGAATCTGTTATCGAGTGGTGATACAGCGTATATCTATCCTGGATTATTGCTATTGTTTCAACTTTGTAAAGCTCATAGATGGGATATGGTTGGATCGAGAGACTATATAGATTCTgttattgaagaacttTTTCCTATTGTGGAGGGGATAGCCTCTAACTTTGGCAATCAAACGGATTACAGATCTAATGAAATACTATAcctaattttgaaatcattcAAGTATGCGTGTCTGAACAACTTACCTCAATACTTTAGTCAACCTGAACGAATTATGTCATGGGTGCAATTACATTTGTATTTATGTTCGAAGCCATTACCAGCTGAAGTAATGGAATTAGATCCTGCAGATAGGTCTCTAGACAAGAGAGTTAAAGTCAACAAATGGGGGTTTGGTAATTTGAACAGATTCTTGCAGAGGTTCAACAAAGTCACAAAGGCTATTACCAAAGAGTTCATTGATTATGTTTTTAACACTATTGTTCCTGTAATTCTTCGagaattcttcaaagataTAGAGGCCTGGGGTAACAACTCTTTATGGCTATCCGATTCATCATTgtatttcttgatttcgTTTCTGGAAAAATGTGTTACAATTGATCAACTTTATCCTCTAATCGAACCACATTTACAAATTATCTTTGAGAATGTCATCTTTCCATGTTTGTGTGCTAATGAACAATCCATCGAAttattagaagatgacCAAGAGGAATACACCAGACGttattttgatattaaTAGAGAAGGCTCTACGCCAGATGCTGCTTCAGCAGAttttatattcttgatCGGGTCCAAACGtcctgaaaaattgaacagTATTCTACCGTTCAttaatgatattttcaCTAGATTTGACACCAATATCAACGATATAAACGTGGcatttaaagaagaaggtgcTTTGAGAACATTATCTAATCTATTCTCATTCATAGATGAACCATCTATTTTGGAGAATATTTTCGGTCACTTCATTGTACCATTGTTATCTCAGGACAAGTATATGTTTTTGGTTGCAAGAAGTTTGGAAACGATAGCACTGTACTCGGAGGAATTCAAAGATATGAACATTTTGTCTCAGTTGTTTGAGTTGACCTATACCAACTTCCTAAATAGTAGTGTTTTACCGGTGCAAATTGAAGCTGCTGATGCCATCAAGTGTTTGATTGTATCCAATCCTCAAATTCATCCGGCGGTCTCTGCACATGTCCCAGGCATGAtggaaaaattattgaaattatCCAAAATTTTCGAAATCGATATCTTATCTGAAGTCATGGAGGCATTAGTGGAGAGGTTTTCAGACGAACTATCCCCATTTGCTAAAGATTTAGCTTCGAATCTAGTTGAACAATTTCTACGTATTGCCCAAGCATTAGTAGAGAATCCATCAGAAACGTATAGTGCAAGTGATCAAGAGCAAGAAATTCAGGCCAGTGGATTGTTACAAACGATGACTACCATGGTCATGTCAATGAATAAAGTTTCATTGATCGAGTCCTTAGCACCTGTGGTCAAATTTGTTGTGCTTCATGCGCAAATCTCATTTATCACGGAGGCCGTCGATTTACTGGATGCCTTAACTATTTCATCACATCTGCTTTATAACCAAATCGCACCTCCAATATGGGAACTGTTACATGATATATTGGATTCCTTCCAAACATATGCCATGGACTATTTTGAAGCGTAtagcattttctttgaaaccATTGTCATGACAGGTTTTCCTCAAGATCAAACTTATGTACAACCTTTGTTGGAAATTCTATCCGCTAAGTTGGAAAGTGAGGTTGATTACGATATCGAGCATGTTATGCAAATTCTAATGTATTTTGCACTATCAATGAGAGACATTCCATTATTCAGTAAAGCCATCAAAGTATCCACTAATGACGAACTTGGATTGGACTCTAAATGCATTGTTAAACTAGGATTGGCCAATTTATTTGTCAAACCAATTGAAACATTACAAATCATGGAAACTGAGGGTTTTACTATAAATTTCTTTACCAATTGGTTTAAAGAGAAGTTTTACAGTGTGTTCACTATTAAATTACAAATTCTGGTCATTTTGACCCTTTTGAAGTTACCTGAAATTCCTAATAGCGTCAGCCCACTACTAAATAACTTGACTAATAGATTAGTGGAGCTAACATTATCATTACCTAAAGCTATTAGGAATCGTGATGCTGTTACTGAGGGTAAATCCTTAGAAGGAGACTTAACTCcagaagaggaggaagaatattttattgaatgtgatgatgatatgaAGGAGACTGTGTTGGATCAAGTCAATGTTTTCCAGGAAGTACATGCcttcttcaagaatttacaaaatgaGGATATTAGTAAGTATGAAAAGGTAATAAATTACCTAGATGAATCTAAAAAAGATTCCTTGCAGGTAATTTTAGAGTTTGTTTCTCAACACTAGGGAAAAGACGAAAATATAATCCAATGTgacattttgaaagaaggaTATTAGTTTATACTCTAATATAAAAGTATAAAAAgcagttttcttttttggtttttttgttctttttctggtGGGTTTTCCTTTGTTTTAAATACATACATGCGTGTGCTTAACGTTTTCCTATGTGGTTTACTCTCGTATATAGCATAATTTTGTTTAAACCTTTCCGTTTCAAGAAGAGTCCTCCGATTTAACAGGGTCCGATACACTATTATGGTGCAATCTTGATCTTGACTGTCTAAACAACTCCTCTTGTTGTCGTA
The Saccharomyces mikatae IFO 1815 strain IFO1815 genome assembly, chromosome: 4 genome window above contains:
- the SPT3 gene encoding transcriptional regulator SPT3 (similar to Saccharomyces cerevisiae SPT3 (YDR392W); ancestral locus Anc_5.480), which encodes MMDKHKYRVEIQQMMFVSGEINDPPIETTSLIEDIVRGQVIEILLQSNKTAHLRGSRSILPEDVIFLIRHDKAKVNRLRTYLSWKDLRKNAKDQDASASVAGGTGNPGAAGEDELKKAGGGEKDEKDGGNMMKVKKSQIKLPWELQFMFNEHPLENNDDNDDMDEDEREANIVTLKRLKMADDRTRNMTKEEYVHWSDCRQASFTFRKNKRFKDWSGISQLTEGKPHDDVIDILGFLTFEIVCSLTETALKIKQREQVLQSQKDKSQQSSQDNSNFEFTSSTLHRKKRLFDGPENVVNPLKPRHIEEAWRVLQTIDMRHRALTNFNGGRLSSKPIIM
- the SHE9 gene encoding She9p (similar to Saccharomyces cerevisiae SHE9 (YDR393W); ancestral locus Anc_5.485); this translates as MFRYCGATKTLPLVFCINRFTLRTASFARPFHFSSHCQHNGRTPDESSSNKHEIRAPDDTIWKKNVEPQWQHLKKKFNELYSRFNFHRDQLSYQVNKAKKSIQEANKKLSEQEDEINDSRLNYNKDELTSGKIEGLPSEREQHRKKWSRKLEFYFDSLQETLFTATRALNDVTGYSSIQKLKSSISLMEKKLEATKKEHKLYKAQYANAIDERAQSQREVNELLQRQSAWSSSDLERFTQLYKNDALNAKQEQELKNKVKEIEGKEEQLNDDLYRAILTRYHEEQIWSDKIRRTSTWGTFILMGMNIFLFIVLQLLLEPWKRKRLVGSFEEKVKSALEKYSEEQNMKVDKLLAGKLSEVTDQGNEEDLSIKEPLEQRTVYETDRRETGRVEIAIAETTSAGIKSFGDIWERIKTFFVTLKGIKFRELDAPLVVNTLEFYLYSISLVSMTILISGVI
- the RPT3 gene encoding proteasome regulatory particle base subunit RPT3 (similar to Saccharomyces cerevisiae RPT3 (YDR394W); ancestral locus Anc_5.486), encoding MEELGIVSPAEKTIEEKSTVKSYASLLAQLNGTANNNSALSNVNSDIYFKLKRLEKEYELLTLQEDYIKDEQRHLKRELKRAQEEVKRIQSVPLVIGQFLEPIDQNTGIVSSTTGMSYVVRILSTLDRELLKPSMSVALHRHSNALVDILPPDSDSSISVMGENEKPDVTYADVGGLDMQKQEIREAVELPLVQADLYEQIGIDPPRGVLLYGPPGTGKTMLVKAVANSTKAAFIRVNGSEFVHKYLGEGPRMVRDVFRLARENAPSIIFIDEVDSIATKRFDAQTGSDREVQRILIELLTQMDGFDQSTNVKVIMATNRADTLDPALLRPGRLDRKIEFPSLRDRRERRLIFGTIASKMSLAPEADLDSLIIRNDSLSGAVIAAIMQEAGLRAVRKNRYVILQSDLEEAYATQVKTDNTVDKFDFYK
- the SXM1 gene encoding Sxm1p (similar to Saccharomyces cerevisiae SXM1 (YDR395W); ancestral locus Anc_5.488); translation: MVQEQAILSCIEQTMVADAKVIKQAEQQLFEFQKQPGFTSFLLNIVSDDNFALNIRLSSAIYLKNKVHRSWDTKREDGIKADEKLSIKERLIETLVKNCENNHIRPILAETINGILVGQEDWDLAPVIKNLLSSGDTAYIYPGLLLLFQLCKAHRWDMVGSRDYIDSVIEELFPIVEGIASNFGNQTDYRSNEILYLILKSFKYACLNNLPQYFSQPERIMSWVQLHLYLCSKPLPAEVMELDPADRSLDKRVKVNKWGFGNLNRFLQRFNKVTKAITKEFIDYVFNTIVPVILREFFKDIEAWGNNSLWLSDSSLYFLISFLEKCVTIDQLYPLIEPHLQIIFENVIFPCLCANEQSIELLEDDQEEYTRRYFDINREGSTPDAASADFIFLIGSKRPEKLNSILPFINDIFTRFDTNINDINVAFKEEGALRTLSNLFSFIDEPSILENIFGHFIVPLLSQDKYMFLVARSLETIALYSEEFKDMNILSQLFELTYTNFLNSSVLPVQIEAADAIKCLIVSNPQIHPAVSAHVPGMMEKLLKLSKIFEIDILSEVMEALVERFSDELSPFAKDLASNLVEQFLRIAQALVENPSETYSASDQEQEIQASGLLQTMTTMVMSMNKVSLIESLAPVVKFVVLHAQISFITEAVDLLDALTISSHLLYNQIAPPIWELLHDILDSFQTYAMDYFEAYSIFFETIVMTGFPQDQTYVQPLLEILSAKLESEVDYDIEHVMQILMYFALSMRDIPLFSKAIKVSTNDELGLDSKCIVKLGLANLFVKPIETLQIMETEGFTINFFTNWFKEKFYSVFTIKLQILVILTLLKLPEIPNSVSPLLNNLTNRLVELTLSLPKAIRNRDAVTEGKSLEGDLTPEEEEEYFIECDDDMKETVLDQVNVFQEVHAFFKNLQNEDISKYEKVINYLDESKKDSLQVILEFVSQH